In Bombus vancouverensis nearcticus chromosome 12, iyBomVanc1_principal, whole genome shotgun sequence, the genomic stretch TCGTGTGTGTACATATCACAATGTGACTGTTAAATTAACGTTTCAATGTGTAATGCAAGTGAACTCatatagattgaaattttaatcttgtataaatatatgaaacaaATAAGAATTAGAAGTGTATTCATAATCGTTTAAATTTCTAAATTGACGATTGGCGATTGATTAGattaaaattctaaacacaCATTCAAATAATTGCTACCGCTGGGTTAAAATTCGGGATGCATAATCATAACAGAGATAGATGGAAATTGTTAGTTATATTGCTAAAAAGTCATGTATTTCTCACGATAAAATTTCCACAAAACAATATCACAGTTTAGAGATCGATATTCATACAACGCAGAAtaggaaaataaattatttacaggCGATTTTTGGAACATGGGTGTGCTAACTTTGAAGAACACACGGTGCAGTTTCCAATTCGCGGACTGTCTTTGCCCAAGTTTCTATTCTCGGTGCACAGACCAGAACAAGATCACCGAGTCTTCGTTTAGCCATTATCACAAATTCTCCTTGGCCATGACGTGCATCACAGGCAGTTGGCACCCTTACACGAACATTTTTACGGTCATGGGAATCGGTAGGATCTGCATCGTTGTTACTCTGTTTCGAAATGCATCAAAATGAACGTTAATTTACAAACATGTCTATGTATACAATTGTgaacagatatagcaaaagagacAAGGAAAAGCTGTTACCTCATTCTCTTCGATCCGACGTAAAATTTTTGTTACTCTAAGGACGAGTTCGGCAGCTTCTAAATTTGGTCGTCTCTGGACAGCACTTACGGTACCCCTGGCTATGAAATCGCTTTGACAATATGCCTTAGCTAGTTCATCCATAGTACACGGTCTACAGTCTTCCTCCTCATCATTAAATCGTTGCGATACTCCTTGTCGAATGTCGACATACCGTACTTCTAAATCGTATTGTAATCTCGCATTGTGAAGTTCACCCAACGTAAATTCTTCCGCTTCTATGTAAAGTGCTGCGGGTTGTTTTTTCGCATGAAAACATCTATGTGAAGCTATATCTTTGCCGTCCCTCGGCGAGTATATTGACCGAAGTTTGCCATGAGTTTCCAGATATACTCGTACTGGACCTGAAATCTTGGTACAAGTACGGAAACCGGATAACTGAAATGGGTCATCGTTGTTATTCCAATAGCTGTCGTTCTTCTTATTGACGTTGCCCTTTCCGTGATTCATTCCGTAATTAGCTTTCGATACGAATCCAGCTAAAACGGGGGGCGAGAGAACAACTCGTAAAGCTCCTCGTGGATACCGCCAAAGTACCGTTCCTCTGGAACATCGCAGATATACTGGTCGAACACCTCGGCCTCCACCTCCGCTGCAACGTAATCAggcagagaaagaaattatttacGTCCTGATTAAATATACATTACTTATTTCTATCTTCTTATATGTATATGATTACAATCATATTATATTTtggtatattatacatattccAGAGATGAAAGATACTCAGACAATTTCTCTGTATCTTTATATCATCttgattctttcttttttaagtcTCCAGTTGAAATGGAATTATAACAGCAGAAAcggttctttcgttttttaggATGATAATGGTTATTATCGACAACTGCACTTGGCCAcgtaatcattcttcttttttagCTTATTGTACATTTCTTTCTACTTGcgcatatatacgtacatacgtgcatacgtagatatacataaatacatgCACGCAGGCCACTCATTCTCCCTTATAAAGGAGAAAGAGATGATAAATCGAATGCTCTAGTCCAGTCCATGCGATCTTTCTTAGGTTTGCTTGTGTTTGTTCGTTGGACGAGGAAAACCGGTTTCACCGTAAGTCGGGCGACTGGTTTCGCGCTTAATAaaagtttatatatatgtatatgtacatatatatacatatatgtttattaGATACATACATGGTTTCGTTACCCGTTATCAAGAGGAATTTAAAAAGATATACACGTATGCATAAGCACCTAAATGTAAACGTGGGgataaaattgatgaaatttttGCGTAACAGATTCAATTGGAGGGAAAATGAGAATTGCGCGGGTTTCGGAGTAAATCATTGGAAAGAAATGTGGATAGAAAGACAAGCttacaaatatttcataatatttcaaACTGAATATGTACATTTTTTATGGACCGATCGAAATCGAGAATATAACAAGAATAAAGAATACTAACCTTCCAATCCAATCACATTGGTCGGCAGCCTGAAGGGCAACATGTTCATAGGAAGGGGCCGATGACACGATGCTAATGAGTAGCAGTAAAGATAGTAAAAGCACCGAACAGGCCATAAATGTGAGCGGTCTCATTTTTCGTGATTCCGTATCGTTTCGACTAAATTTCAATTAGAATTTGCATTTCTGCAAAAGGAAATCTTCCCAATCCGATGTTTCTTAAATTCCAGATTCGATTTAACTCGCAGTAGTAACAGTGGTAGTATACGTTTTCAACATCGTTGGTTatgattttttacaattttacaggGAAAATAttcatgtatatatgtacgttttccttacacatatgtatgtatactagTATAAAGAAAATCGGTACTGTGTTAGCAAAAAGATTGTACACGAATGCGTGTACAGGTATTCGACAGTAAAGTTCTTCTTTCTTCGAAATATTGATATTTCACTCTCCTAATATAATTTCGTCGCTGTTACAGGAAAGCACGATACTTGATTTCAGATTAACCATCGTTGTTAGAAATGCGAATGGCATAACGATGTAGTAATAGTCTAGCGTTAAAGAATTCAAAGACAAAATAAATCACGAATGTCCTTAGATTGCGCTCACTGGTGTAAACTACTTGCTCTGGTTTCTACACTGCGTATTCTTCGTCGAACGATCGTGTAATGGTGTACGCACGAGGAACACGACGGAGGAAATTCGAAGGATCATGCTTGTTACCATTGAATGCGTTGAAAGTAGAAAGGTTTGATCACAAGGCGATGTTATAGTACGAAGTTAAACCACACGCAAATCTCGATCGGTTTGATCAGCTACGCGTGCCACACCGTTTACACAACTTGTGCACAACTATTTCGAACTATATCGTTTGGTTGCGCGCTCGCTTGCTCGCATGCACGCACGCTCACTCACTTTCTCTCTAGCCTGACGTTCTTTACCATGCTCGTTAGAGTCCACTTCGACTCGAGTCGACTCGTTTTACCTCGACTCGCTTCGTCTGTTGACTCTCACCCTTCTCTCCTCTCTTTGGTTGGTTCTTCGAGTGGCTTTGTCATGTTTCTgttctcgtctcgtctcgttttCGTTTCCTTTCGTTTCTATACTTTTTCGACGTGATACAAGAACATATCGTTGATCGTATTTATTACCaaaagaaattcatttttttctacgcatataaataaaatttgcatcGTAATAATACAGTAgctcacaaaaatatttgaacatttactgtagaaaacttttatgatATGACTATTACTATGTTTACATTGGATATTGAAATCAACGTGAAAATACATATAGAAATTGCAAGACATTTACTACAAACATCTTAAACATATAAAGATGATTCCGCTGAATATCgaggtttattaatataatgaatatttGATTGTTTAAACATCTTTGTGACCTTTAAGAAACGTATATTTGTGCTAAATATTTTGTAGTTTGTATAcacatttttaatttctttcaaattttatcagtATATAATCATGAGATCGAGTCTCAATAcattgctaatgaaatttcaaaatgttttgtataacacacataatatatataaaaaatttctattaattaatatatcataaaaattttccatgataagtgttcgaatattttcgtgaaccactgtatatatttaataatgaataGACATAAAATATATACGCCTTGTGATAAAGTATACAATATGCAAAGGAATTATAAGTTATTCTGCTTCACGCCTATGTACGTCGACTGGTTTCGGTCGCCATATGCAACAATTCATTTTTCATGCTGTTCGATCTGGAAAAGAATACGAACATTCCCATTCTTTTttgatttataaatattcaagcGCAATTTGTAAATCCATCTTAGATAAGGCAACGAAAGGTTATCTCTTACGCTTCCGTACAAAAAGTTTGCCGATCTACATATCCTCGGACAAGCTGATCTGGACATGGATCGTAAGAACGCACGCCCATCGTTTTCATAGCAGTTTTAAAACCATCCAAAGGTAAAAATTCAGAATCATggaaaagaatattttcgaatatcGCATTAAGATGCCTGAATAAATGGAATAAGAATTAAATATGCACACATACATTTTCAAACGTGACAGTGGCCACAGTAACATACTTTTCTGTCCAAAGTAATCGTGGCTCTTTGAGCCCCGatctaaataatataaaatcatCGAGCAATTCATACAAGTATTGGATAGGATCTGCTGGTTGATGAATGATCACATGAGAGAGCAGAAAATGgaatatattgaaaatatttctttcattcaAGTAATCTTGTTCCTTACATATCGTATGCGTCACGTTACTCTATAAAGTTGATTTGCGATTTAAGGAATTGAACAAGTATAATAACCTGGCTAGAAATGTGGTGTATCATATGATATATGTAGCAGAACAATGTAGACGAATTTACTTACTTCTTTGATAGACTGACATCGTCCAGATGCTTGCAAAGGGAAAACGTgtgacaattttttattttgtttaacaTCGTATTGAGAGCATTTTATATCTTCACTCATGTTTCTGTCACTAAAAAATTTCAGTTATTACTAAAAAATAAATGTCAGATACGTAACTAGATTTCATACGACCGTATAGTATATGTTATCAAAATTTTATTACGACGATTAAAACATGTGAAATCTGACATGAAGAATTCGATATTTTCTTTTGAGAGAATGTGTGTGAGTGTGGGTTACCTAACCGTCCCAATCAATTGTTTATTCTCTCAAATGAGAATTTGTAAAATTGACGTACAAATATTATGTATAAGGAAATgaaattctttcttttatttgtaattataagaTCTGTGATGAGTTGATGACTCATTAGATGTATCCTGTTCTACTATACATCATATTCTTAATTTCACGGAGATTATTTTAATTCTAATCACTATTAATTTCGTAATGTTATTCTATGATATGTCGGTAATGTAACATGTGACATTAAAATGATAAGGAGATATGTGTGCTAAAAACatagacgaaatcatcgttACCGCCTGACAAGAAATTTACCCTGTGTCAATATAACAGGTTTCTGTAAAAGAACGAACGATTGGAAATGCAGATGAAGTAGCTTGTCATAGTAAAATGATAGGTGAagtaaatttcaattaattgtaATGGAATAACTTTAAATTGACTAAGCAACTCCTTTAATTTAATACAATTAATacagaaatatttctattatctaGTAACTTCTTCTGCATTATGATTATAACAGTAAAATGCGGAGAAAGTACGAGAGCAAAAGATctgaataattttgtaaaatatataggaACTGACACAAGCTTGAGAAACGTTATAGGagtaaacataaaaataaatactaGTATTACGGATAAAATTTATTGAGCAGTCTAATAGTCTAAAAACTTCTTACATCTTAGTATCTTCTTAGTATCTTCTTACATCTTCTAGTGTAAAATTATTGTTCTGTTATTATTTTCACGATTGTGTGAATTTAAagattaattttgtaatttctttctttttctcccgtttctctctctcactctctgccttttcctttttcttccatCTTAGATTTCGTTAAAATCTATGTGTGATACATTCGATTTCGATTGAATGGAGAGGAATGTAGAACGGTAGAATGATGGAATTCGTTCGGCGTTACATTCGATCAGGGTAGGGCTAGAAAACGTACTGAGAACGTGTGCGGTCGAGAATAATTTGACAGGAGTAAATGTTcagaggaaaaaagagaaatgagCAAGTTGATGATGCTGCGTAATTCCTATAATTTCCACAGGGCTTTGTTTTGACAAAATAACAAGTGGGGGTGAGTGTCGGTTTTCACACCCGTGGCTCGGCGGGACCTCTTTCGGGAATGTAAAAAAAGGGCAGAACACGAAACCGGTTCCGATGGATCTTTGTTATAGGTGCCTGCCCTCGCGCCTCACCTTCATCCATCGCATCTCTGAATAAGGACTAACTAAGTGTATCAGGACCGTAACTAGTATACAACATACCCTTCTCTTATCGCTGTGAGCTCTGGAATCAAATAAGTTCGCAATAGTTATGTTCTACTTTCTATTTCGAATACTGTATCTTCTCTCACAATTTCTTGACTAAGTAACATACAATAACTCGCGAATTCATAGAAAtcgtttataaatataaatgtgtatgaaacatttaaaaatatcattATAATGGTAAAATAGTAAATTTTCGTAAtggtaaaatttcaaataaatctgaaaatgaagttttaaaatgttttatgtaataCACACGATATGTACATAAAATTCTTCCGTGGAAAATGTTCAAATAGCAAGCAGCTACGTATGACCTTCTTGTGGAAATTcgtaacaaaaattttattaaaatacgatttataCAAGAGACAGATCAAACATTATTCGCGTGAACTCTGTTGAAAGCAAATTGAACATTAACATTATGACAAGTAGCTAGTTCCAAGCGTAACTTTCATCAGTGACCAGCTATTTccgtaaaaaattaataaaatattgtttgatAGGCTGCGAAAAATTTTCCTACATTTACATATAAGAAACTTTCACAAAATTTAATAACAGTAATTAGGCACTGATAGTTAATATACATACAACACCGTCATGGTGTCACCAATGGTCACCAATCAAGTACGACATTTGATGGCAAGTTACTGTTCCGATGGCGTTATAATTTCACGTGGAACATGCCTACGAGAAAGAgacgaaaaagagagaggagacAGAAATTAATCGACAAGTTTTAAAACATACTTTGCTAAAGAGtatttttgagaaaataaaacgCGCACACACGCGTGCGAGACGGAAAAAAATAAAGGTAGTAAGTAGTGAAATaacaaagaaagagaaaaagagagctTGTTTGCCTTTCGAATTCTGTTGTCAAGTTGTCGTCGGCAAGCTTACTTTGATCGAGCACTAGATGCCCCGGTACACACCTGACTTTTAGCGATAACACTTTGCTCTAAAGATATCGTTATCCCTAATGGGCACACGAGACTCGTTCGAAGAACGGAAAGCTGTTATCGGGGCAGGTAGTTCGATTTAACGCGTTTAATTGAACAAATTCATTCTCAAGAGGGTAAATCCTCAAGTGATTATAATCTCAAAGTTAGTATTCAGATCAGATCTTTTTATATCGAACATAAATCAAACATCGTTAAATAACATCATTTAGCAAAGTTTATCGTCGATCGAATCATGATGTATTCTTTCCAATTGGTTGATATTTATCATTACGCTGTGTTTGTTatctattaaaaattacaaCGAATACTCCACTTTGTTAAGTTTCGAACAGATAAATAAAAATCCACTTATTACTATGAAGAGAACAACTATCGGTAATATAGTGTAAGTACTATGTATTACTTAAGTCCATATGTGTGTATATGAAGAGAGATGCGTTGTCGGGTCGAAAGATTCAACGAGtcggtaaattaataaattgatgaaTGAAGTGGATACTTTCTGGCTCGGTATAGTCAGTATTTCACGATATATGATATTACGATGTCTATGCAGCCTTTTTATCTTATCCCTATATGTAGTTCTTCTTGAGTAAGCACATTTATGGTGCTTTGATCAAACGTCCTCGGTTCGTTGCGCTCGCACGCGATAATATTGCTCGTAACGTGTACCTCTTATTACACGTACAATATCCTCATATTACTACGTTCACGTTTCTCTATCGTCTCTACGCATATGTATATCACCACGATGTTATTAATCTTATCTTCGAATCCATTTGCTTTCGTAGTCGTTACTCTTATTGTTTCGTTCGTTTACGATTTTTACATTCACTCTTTCCTCGCTGGGTTACATCTCGATGAAACATAAAAGATTATCAGACTTTAaactattttgtaattttttatttttccctgATTGGTATTTGAGAATCATTAACATCGAGGTGAATGAAAAAACGAATGAATAAAATAGTATCGGTCgataatttttgtcatttactTGTGTTTGAACAgtaatatttgataaatatcATTGAGCAAAGAAAATGGTTATGACAATGAACATAGTCTTTCGAAATTCCACAACttttaaaaagttatttttcTCAAATTCAAATATCATTCTCAATGAAAACGTATTACCCATTCACTTGTTAGTTAACTCGATATCCATcctgaagaaataaaaataatatacgtATGCGATGTTAAAGATTAAAGGTTGAAAGCTCAGCGTGATGCGCACCCCCATGGTGCGTTCCATTTTGTCCAATCGGCTCGATTATCAAAACGGCGCCGCATAAGTGCGAATGCACCACTTTCAAAACTGTCGGCAAAATATGTATCGCCCTTCTCTCTGATTCCTCTCATTTCGCACGCGTTTTATCATTTTGTCTCGTATATCGATGCAGATATATCGATACGTACATATGTCAGGATGTACACGACGTAAAGGAATCGGGTTTTCggaataaaaaatttctttgtggactatatgtatatattgtatacatatcactataaaatatcgaaataaaaaaatataaaaaatatcaaatattatcgaaagaaaaagaagcgaaTGAGAAACTTAGAGTGTCTTAGAATAAAGTTTAACTAATCGTAATTTTATGTTCTGCTGTGGAGCTACATAATATATAGTTGTATAAAATCTCTGTATTCTGGTACGGTTAGTCTGTTAGTCGACAATAAATATGTATGCGGATGGAATGAAAAGATTCAATAAAGCTGAGTTCCAGCTTTGTCTAGGTCCATGCGTCAGTCGCGAGAACCTTCGCACCTTTTTAAAAAACCATTCTCTCTTGTATTTCCTTATGAGCTTTCTGACTTAGTTCCCTGAAGCATCGGTACTAGGAACATGTAGTCAACgaagaggaaaagaagagagaataaGAAACATCTCAGAAACCGCATTCGTCGCGGCACGATGGCGCCCTATGGGCGCCGTCGCACACTCCCTACTATATAGCTACGATGACAAACCAGGTACGTAGCTTCAAATGTGAAATCTTTACAGATAAGATGCAAAGGATCTACAATGGCGTTTTAGCGATTTCAAGAATTTAATCGCGtataaaatgttaaacaaaTTAAGTATGTAATCCACGTGTGAATAATGCAGTACAAAAACAAATAAGCTGAGAAACTAAGGAACTAAACGAAACATCTTGTTCGAAAAATCTCTCTcggataaaattttaatttcatttcaaatgATCATTTTAAATGGACAATTTGATGAATTAGATAATGATTTAAACACGAATATATATCACGAAAACTGAGAATACTGCAAAGATGTATCTGTGCGTAAATgcgattaaaaaaataaaaagttgactatattgaaatttatagaaatttttatgGACCAATTTTGcttgaaatttcatatttatttgaaataccGTTCGATTAGAAAAAATTCGAAATAGTTTGTCCGGGTACCACGAATTAAAGATACACTGCTGATACGTGAATATATctttatttctctcttttaGATAATCTCAAGCAGTTGTCTTTGTTTAACAGCCGAAGTGCTACAAAACCAGCTCTCCAATAAGCTGTCAGTTCTTTCCGTAGAAGAACGGAAAGAGCCGAACCTGATCAGCCTGCGCTCTGCGGCCGACGCGTCTCGCCCTACGTCACAGTGAAGTATGTGCTCTCGAATGTAGAAAATGGCTGCGCTCTTCGCCACCCCAGGTCGGCGTGGATGTAAATACGGCCTGTGGATCAGCTTAGGAGTGTTTATCGCGAAATTTGTTTGTGGTGAGTATATTCGTGATCTGTTTTACAATTGTACGTACGAGATGTATTTTATGTAAAGTGGTAAGTGCAACAGTGTACAATGTACCAAAGAATCGATCGGATGCGGATTCTCGATGTGAGAACGATTAATGTATGCTGTTAACCATTGTTCGCCTTTTGCTACACGAATGAACGTTCTGCCGTTCCTgtttctatctttctctctctctctctctcccctccctccctccctccctctatGCTATTCTGCTCCCCATCGCCgctatttctctttctctctcaatCTTACTCGCTCTCATTTTGATTAATGATGCTGCAGCACTACTTTTTCCTTCAACATATTGACAACAAACACATGCCTGGTTTTTTAATGTTTTGCGAAAGCGAAAGATCAAAATACGATAAGATTTTAGTGCAATCTTCTTTTTTAACGCAATTTAGAGAATTTCCTTAAGCCTTAAGCGATAATGGTACGGAATAGCGGATTTGACGGTGTTTCCGCAACACTTATTACGATTCCTTTCGGACATCTATATGTGTATCAGTTTTATCGGTACTATTTACAAACTTCAATTTTTCGTAAACAAACGTGAGTTTCGATGTTCGTGAGTGCGCAGACTGTGATTCACTACGCGACGAGTGTATTTTTGCAAAAGGAATTCTTATACCAAAGTAGCGCACGTTCTTTCTTACCCTTGACTCGGAGAtgagagaaggagaagaagaaaagcgAGCGACGAGCAAGAAAGAGGAGGTTCGGCGTTAAGGTTAGGTACTGAAATACCAACAACAGTGTTTCGTTGCTGTTATACACTCTAAAGTTCCCCTCGACTGTGCCTCGACCTTTTCCtacttttctttcctttttttcacgTGACTCGCGCCATATTCGAGTGGTCTCATTGGTTTCACGTGTGACTATCCTGTATTTCTGTCTAGTTGTTTGTTTGTCCCCGTAGCTTCAGTTCAGATTAATTTTAGGCGTCGCCGAAATTGCTTTCTCGAGAGAACGACTAACTTCTTAATCTCCAAATTCATTGCTTTCCTCGAACGGATTTTGACAGGTTGGATGTAGGCTAGTGTTGCGTTGTTGCGTTATATTCAGGTTTCACGATCCACACCACTATCTCTAAACACTGTTCAAATTCCATTCCTTTTCCTTACTCTTTACTCATCTCATGCAGTACCATCGTGCTCGTATCAACAATGTCAGATTTGGTAATTATAGTTTAGTAACTTCTCCCAATTTTCACTATTTCATGCCAATTCCTTTTTTACTTAAAATTATCATCATGAAGCGAACAGATTTATCAGAGGAACTTGAGAAATTAATGtaccttttattattttataaaaaaatatcatatttagaattttcaatttaatttatttaatgttcaaaatttaataaaaaagatagGTTAGATTAGGTTAAGTTAGTAAGTAGAGTAAATTAAAAGaacattataattaaaaaattttgccTTGTTTCGTAAAAGGGGACTGAAATTAAATAATCAGAATTAGGAAAAATCACTGAACTGCGCAATTACTTTAGATTTTCGTATCATTGTGTCTACGGAAAAACTAttgtaatatgtattatatgtacatatataatatcgttacttAAAGATGTAGAACAGTTCGCATCTCGTTAAACGCGATATTCATCGCGCGGCAGATACACTGCGCCATCATGATGTCTGAACTCTGCACATATCAATTGAAACCGTATTATTACATATCATATACATTTTCCTAATTAGCAACGAGaatatgtatttgtaattaaGACATGtaaaaagttttatatacatatgttatacaTCGTTTGTTAATACGCTCTTCTATAGAAGATATAAAAACCGACAAAACCTTGTCGcttgatacatatatatatttaataggaTATCATGTTAGTTAATATGTAGCTTAAGATCTAATCTGGGTTTGCACTTTTACTTGCGCCCTTCAATTTTCGTTTTGTACTCTTCAATGCTATAAATGCTACCGGCTTGTGTTAAGGTTGCTGTCAAGCAATTTCTAATACGCTTTAACTCTTTGATCTTCGGTAAATGTTAGTCGCACCAAAATAAAATGGCGTAATTCTAGCGAAGAGACCTGAATACCGGTTAAATTGTTGATACTTGATTGGAGTTGAAGATTACAGGGAAATCTTAATATCTGTTTTACatcaatattattttttgtCACGCGCAGAAGCTAAGATCGTATATGGTTAAAATGCATCGTATTGTTAATAGTAGTTTTCTCGCTACTCTATATGTACTAATTATTTCGCGAAAGCCGCACAAAAGAATATCTATGCATGGAAACTTATCGAAACTTATTCGTTTGAGCACCTAGGAAGCTATCCGATTCAATTCAACTTAATTTAATTCAACTTCTCGTTCTCCTTTTCTGGATTATATCGAATCTCTCATTGAACAATTCCTATCTTCGAAAAATACATATCAGTTATTGACCATTATGAGACTTTTCTTTGACATTTGCGAAATAAATGAAGGATAAGGAGGTAAAAACAAggaatttccttttttttgtgATTTACCATTTTATAACACATTTTTGTGATAACTAAGACTCTGGAACTATTAAATCATAATGATTATAATCATTATCATTCTTTTTTGTGATGTCTAAGCAAGATATAAACTTCATTTTGCGAACAATACAGTTAAATTCATTAGATGTTATTTCTTTTCTAGTGgtctaaaatattaaaacttaATTTTCCTAATAAAGCTATTTTGTGACGTTTCTTGTTTTTCTCCTTACTCTTCAAATAAGGATAAAAGAAACACGTGACCGAAACCGCACTAAACATGTCTTACCTCTCTTGGAAATTGTCGGACAATCGTGCATCAGTGATTTCCTTGTACGGTGCGATCGGCACACACGGCATTATTATGCCGCAGGCTAAAAAACTGGTCGGTTATGAACACATGCTCTCAGcaaaatacaatttaaatttgaattatGGATTATTAACAACACATTTCAAACCTGAGAAATTAtccaattctttttattttttttctccttttttattttttgaaattattatCACGAAGGAAAAGCTTAcatttaacaaaaatattaacgCTCGTTATCTTCAACATATACCGTTACCGCATAATTAACTTAAAATGTTACAGTATTTTGCAATTATCTAGTTTACGTATaattcgttatttttaaaaaaataaataagaattccGACAGAAGCGGGAAAGGGGAAGAACCAAAGGGATGGAACAAGAACAGCACACATTCAGAAGATTAATCCTTCATCTAAATATTTGAAGATATAAATAGAGCGGTCACCGTAAAATAGACAAAAGAGTAATTCTGCGACAGCAGATAAGCGATTTACCCGATCCTTCTCATTCTTTTCGACTCTCCTTCTATTTCTTGTACATATAATTCCTTTTTGTCGGAACTCATGGTCATTTAGATCATACAGACatcatttgttattatttcaaaCGTTAATAATGAAATAACGATTCTTAGTGACcatttttgttaatttcgttcatttttactataatatttatacgtaGAATAATTAAAGAATTGAAGTAaagatttc encodes the following:
- the Metrn gene encoding meteorin translates to MRPLTFMACSVLLLSLLLLISIVSSAPSYEHVALQAADQCDWIGSGGGGRGVRPVYLRCSRGTVLWRYPRGALRVVLSPPVLAGFVSKANYGMNHGKGNVNKKNDSYWNNNDDPFQLSGFRTCTKISGPVRVYLETHGKLRSIYSPRDGKDIASHRCFHAKKQPAALYIEAEEFTLGELHNARLQYDLEVRYVDIRQGVSQRFNDEEEDCRPCTMDELAKAYCQSDFIARGTVSAVQRRPNLEAAELVLRVTKILRRIEENESNNDADPTDSHDRKNVRVRVPTACDARHGQGEFVIMAKRRLGDLVLVCAPRIETWAKTVRELETAPCVLQS
- the LOC117160827 gene encoding uncharacterized protein LOC117160827, which translates into the protein MSEDIKCSQYDVKQNKKLSHVFPLQASGRCQSIKESNVTHTICKEQDYLNERNIFNIFHFLLSHVIIHQPADPIQYLYELLDDFILFRSGLKEPRLLWTEKHLNAIFENILFHDSEFLPLDGFKTAMKTMGVRSYDPCPDQLVRGYVDRQTFCTEASNSMKNELLHMATETSRRT